Below is a window of Patescibacteria group bacterium DNA.
AGTTAAACCAGCTAACTATCCAGGAAGCCCGAGAAGGTTTAAAAAAGAAAAAATTTTCTTCAGAAGAATTGACTAAAGCTTGTTTAAAACAAATAAAAAGACTAGATAAAAAAATTAACGCTTTTATTACTGTTTGTGAAAAAGAAGTTTTAGAACAGGCAAGAGAAGCAGATAGGCTTAAGAGCGATAAACCTCTTTGGGGTATTCCGGTTGGCATTAAAGATATTTATTCTACTAGGGGAATCAGAACCACCGCGGGAGCTAAAGTCTTAGATGATTATATTCCTGTTTACGATGCCACGGCCGTCAAAAGATTAAAAGAGGCTGGTGCCATTATCTTAGGCAAGACTAATATGGATGCCTGGGCCCATGGTGCTTCAGGAGAAAATTCAGATTATGGACCAACCAAGAACCCTTGGAATCTAAAATATGTTCCCGGCGGTTCGAGTAGCGGTTCGGGTGCCGCTCTGGCGGCTGCCATGTGTTTGGCAGCCACTGGGACGGATACCGGCGGTTCAATTAGACAGCCGGCCTCCTTTTGTAATTTGGTTGGTCTCAAGCCGACCTATGGCCGGGTTTCGCGTTATGGGATTATTGCCATGGCTTCCTCGCTTGATTCGATTGGTCACTTCACCCGGAGTGTGATTGATTCCGCTTTAATGCTAGATATTACCGCGGGCAAAGATTCTTTTGATGCAACAACACCCGATATTCCCGTGCCCAACTATCTTAAGAATATTAAAAAAGGCATTAAAGGCCTAAAGGTAGGCGTCCCCAAAGAATATTTTCTAGGTAGCTTGGATAAAGAAGTCAAAAAAATAGCCGAAAAAGCTCTTAAAGAATTTGAAAGTTTAGGGGCCAAATTGATTTCCGTTTCTTTACCTCATACCTCACATGCTCTCGCTGTTTATTACATTATTCAGCCAGCCGAGGTTTCTTCGAATCTAGCCCGCTATGACGGGATTCGCTATGGCTTTCCGAGAGATAGGTTTAGTGACGAAGCTAAACGAAGAATTATGTTGGGTACATTTACTCTTTCAACTGGTTATTATAAGGCCTATTATCTTAAAGCCATGCAGGTGAGGACCTTGATTAAAGAAGATTTTGAGAAAGCCTTTGAAAAAGCAGATGTTCTTGTCGCTCCAGTTTCACCGACACCTCCTTTTAAACTAGGCGAAAAAGTAAATGATCCTTTAAAGATGTATCTCTCTGATGTTTTGACGGTCACGGCTAATTTAGCTGGTTTACCGGGTTTGGCGATTCCGGCTGGTTTTGTTAAGGGATTGCCAGTGGGCATCCAAATTTTAGGCCCTCAATTTAGAGAAGAATTACTTTTTCAAGCTGGTTATGTCTATGAACAGGCAACTAACTGGCATCAAAGAAAACCAAAAGTAGAATGAAAAAAACGACTTTCTTGGCGGTTTTAAAGAATAAGGACTTTTTGAAACTTTGGCTTTCCCAGAGTCTTTCTCAGCTGACCGCCAATATGTTGAACTTCATCTTGATTGTCAAAATCTATGAAGCCACTGGTTCCACGGTGGCGGTTGGTTTGCTTTTCGCTCTTTATGTCGCCCCTTCACTCTTTCTCGGTCTTTTTACCGGCGCTTTTATTGACCTTTGGAGTAAAAGAAAAATTTTAATTTTAACCAATCTTTCTCAGGCTTTGATTGTTCTTCTCTATCTTGGCGTTGGTTCTAAAGCCTGGCCCATCTATTCGATTGTTTTGCTTTATTCTCTTTGCGACGAATTTTTTAACCCCTCTCAAGCTGCGATCTTACCAGCCTTAGTAAAAAAAGAACATTTCCCGGCAGC
It encodes the following:
- the gatA gene encoding Asp-tRNA(Asn)/Glu-tRNA(Gln) amidotransferase subunit GatA, which translates into the protein MQEAREGLKKKKFSSEELTKACLKQIKRLDKKINAFITVCEKEVLEQAREADRLKSDKPLWGIPVGIKDIYSTRGIRTTAGAKVLDDYIPVYDATAVKRLKEAGAIILGKTNMDAWAHGASGENSDYGPTKNPWNLKYVPGGSSSGSGAALAAAMCLAATGTDTGGSIRQPASFCNLVGLKPTYGRVSRYGIIAMASSLDSIGHFTRSVIDSALMLDITAGKDSFDATTPDIPVPNYLKNIKKGIKGLKVGVPKEYFLGSLDKEVKKIAEKALKEFESLGAKLISVSLPHTSHALAVYYIIQPAEVSSNLARYDGIRYGFPRDRFSDEAKRRIMLGTFTLSTGYYKAYYLKAMQVRTLIKEDFEKAFEKADVLVAPVSPTPPFKLGEKVNDPLKMYLSDVLTVTANLAGLPGLAIPAGFVKGLPVGIQILGPQFREELLFQAGYVYEQATNWHQRKPKVE